The window GGTTAGATACAGCAGTCCTCCTAAGCGTGTGGCCCACAACCCCGTGCTCACGTAGGGGGCGGGACTACCAAAGTTGTCGATATCCACTAGGTCGTAAAAGTCGCGCTGCTGGTAGCAGGTGAAAAATACCTGATTGGCATCCTGATAGGTGATGCGGCAGGCATCGGCGGGCAGAGTCGCCAGGTTTTGCTCCAAAACGCCCGCCAGCTCAGGATTACCCTCGTTGGCCCACACCCAGTCAGCTCCGGCCTCTAGCCCGTAGCGCAGGGGCCGCACCCCGCAGCCGGTCATGGCATCCAGCACCCGCAAACGACCGTGGTGCTGGCGATAAATAGCTGCCGCCAACACCGCCAGGTCACGGGCGATCGCGCTTTGGGGTCGATAAAAAGCAGACCCTACAGTAAAAGTGGCTTTACCTTCCTGCACTACGGCTGGGGGCAACCCTAGGGTCACCGAGCCGCCTCAACGGCCTTGGCGATCGCGCCCTCTAATGCCAGCTTCTCCAGTTCGGTCAGCACAAACACCTCTTGTACCGTCTTACCCTTGCGGGCAATGAGCTTAAACCCGCCGCGGATAGGCACCGACACTTTTACCCGCATCTCTGGGGAGTGGGCTCTAACGTTTGCAATTACCCCCGGGGTGACGGTCCCAATGCCAGGCTGCTCTAAAAGCCGTTCGAGAATAGGAATCAGCCCGGGCAAGTGGGTGGAGTGGTTCCAGACTAGGCGACCGTCCGAGGCTTGTGTCATTGGGGTAGTTTTAAGAAAGATTTAAGAAAGACTACTTAATTATGCTTTTTCGAGGGGGGCCATCGTCAAGCCAGCGCGGGTGAGCTGGGTGTGATACAGCTCCGCTTGCTCTAGGGGGCCAACCCACACAACTGCCTGACCGTCGTGGTGCACCTGGTTAGTCAGCTCCCAGGCGCGATCGCCATCTATGCCCGGAATGTATTTCATCAAGCACTCCGCCACATGTTGAAACGTGTTGAAATCGTCGTTGAGCACGATGATTTTGTAATTGGGATATGTCTCGCGTGTGGTTTGGCGAGTCTTTGCGGGGGCAGCGGCGGGGGCTGAGGAAACTGCTTGGGGCAAAACCGGAGTCATAGGAAGTGAACCTAGCTGAACCTAAACCTAATTGTCCTGCATACAGTTGCTAGAAGGCCGTTTGAAAGCAGCGATCGCTGATGCGATTGGCCTTTGCACAACCAATCAATCCCAAAATCCAGCTCACAGCTAGCTAGTACCAGCCATGAGCCTGTCAAGGGTTCTCAAACAACTTCTAAGCAAATTTTCTCCCCTTAGTGTATCGAATTCTGGTCGCCCCAACCCGCGCCTAGCTATTGCCCCGGGCGCGGGCTCACCTCAAATCGGGTTTAGAGGCGTCGGAGCCCCCTCGTTCCACCGCTAAAGCGAGAGCATGCGCTCGAGTTTAGGAATAGTTAAGGGCAAGTCGATATAGGCATCGGCGCTGGCTAAGCCGCCAGCCGCCCCATCCTCCGGCAGCAGAATAACCACTTTGATCGGCTGGGGCACCAGCGGCGGCTTCAACTGCTGCAAGTGATTCTCCAGGGCTGGGTTGCAGGCTTCGCGATCGCCCACGAGTAGCAGGTGGGGCTGGTGCTCTTTGAGGTGCTGGTGTACCTCAGCCCAGCTGCGACAGCCGCTAACCTGCCAGCCGCAGGCCCTAACGTAGGCCATCAACGCCCGATGGTGATCAAGGTCAGTGTCTACTACCACTAGGCGCTGGCCGCCCGTGCCCACCGGCACTGGTCTCACCGCCCGCACATCGGCAAGCGAACTACCCTCTGGCCCATGCAGTGGCAGAGAGATCACAAAGCAGCTGCCCTGGCCGACCGACGATGTCACCCGCAGATGGCCACCGTGGAGCTGGGCCAGCTGTCGAGTTAGCGCTAGCCCCAGGCCAGCGCCCTCGTATTGCCGATCTAGGCCGCGATCGATCTGAGTAAACGGCTGAAAAATCTGCTCCAGCTGGTCCGCCGGAATACCAATGCCCGTGTCCTCAACCTCAAACTCCACCAGGGCCTCGCGGCTATGGACCGTCAGAGTAACTCGGCCCTGGGCCGTAAACTTAATTGCATTAGAGAGCAGGTTGAGCAGCATCTGCCGCAGGCGACGCTCGTCGGCAATGCAGGTCGTTGGCCCTAGATCGGCCACCTGGTAGGTCAGCACCAGCCCCTTTTCGGCGGCGCGAGGCTGCATCATTGCCAGGCAGGCCTGACAGAGTTCTGTCAGCGACACCTGCGACAATCGCAGGTACTCTTGGCCCGCCTCCACCTTAGAGAGATCGAGAATGTCGCTGATGATCGCCAGTAGGTGTTCGCCGCTGCCGTGAATATAGTCCAGGTATTCCGCCTGTTTAGGATTAAGCGAGCCCACCACTTGCCGCGATAGCAGCGCTGACAGTCCTAAGATTGAATTGAGCGGAGTGCGCAGCTCATGGCTAATCATCGCCAAAAAACGGCTTTTAGCCTGGCTAGCAGCCTCTGCCGCTCGACGCTGTGCCTCTAGGGCCTGAGTGCGATGGGTCTGGCGAGCCATATCGA is drawn from Leptolyngbya subtilissima AS-A7 and contains these coding sequences:
- a CDS encoding DUF2103 domain-containing protein; translation: MTQASDGRLVWNHSTHLPGLIPILERLLEQPGIGTVTPGVIANVRAHSPEMRVKVSVPIRGGFKLIARKGKTVQEVFVLTELEKLALEGAIAKAVEAAR
- the clpS gene encoding ATP-dependent Clp protease adapter ClpS; protein product: MTPVLPQAVSSAPAAAPAKTRQTTRETYPNYKIIVLNDDFNTFQHVAECLMKYIPGIDGDRAWELTNQVHHDGQAVVWVGPLEQAELYHTQLTRAGLTMAPLEKA
- a CDS encoding sensor histidine kinase, coding for MGSIWLQAGFTAIHAFACLPYHDPMTANDLEDLRPFCRDDAAFEQLKQVLKQRDTSREQGRLDMARQTHRTQALEAQRRAAEAASQAKSRFLAMISHELRTPLNSILGLSALLSRQVVGSLNPKQAEYLDYIHGSGEHLLAIISDILDLSKVEAGQEYLRLSQVSLTELCQACLAMMQPRAAEKGLVLTYQVADLGPTTCIADERRLRQMLLNLLSNAIKFTAQGRVTLTVHSREALVEFEVEDTGIGIPADQLEQIFQPFTQIDRGLDRQYEGAGLGLALTRQLAQLHGGHLRVTSSVGQGSCFVISLPLHGPEGSSLADVRAVRPVPVGTGGQRLVVVDTDLDHHRALMAYVRACGWQVSGCRSWAEVHQHLKEHQPHLLLVGDREACNPALENHLQQLKPPLVPQPIKVVILLPEDGAAGGLASADAYIDLPLTIPKLERMLSL